A section of the Terriglobia bacterium genome encodes:
- a CDS encoding HIT family protein: protein MAMETNLDCAFCKIVAGTAPAYRIAEDKLSIALLDIQPHTQGHCLVISKRHVQWWHELNEDETASLFQMARVVANKIMKAFSPDFVLLYARGKRIPHTHIFLLPSYSGDLLDRFFNALEKVQESPAELAKLRESNSLEEAARLLQSA from the coding sequence ATGGCGATGGAAACCAATCTGGATTGCGCTTTCTGTAAGATCGTTGCCGGGACTGCCCCCGCCTATCGCATCGCGGAGGACAAACTCTCCATCGCCCTTCTCGACATTCAGCCCCATACCCAGGGCCACTGCCTGGTCATTTCGAAACGGCATGTGCAGTGGTGGCACGAGTTGAATGAAGACGAGACGGCAAGCCTCTTCCAAATGGCGCGGGTTGTCGCCAACAAGATCATGAAGGCCTTCTCCCCCGATTTTGTCCTGCTCTATGCGCGCGGCAAGAGGATTCCGCACACGCACATCTTTTTGCTTCCCAGTTACAGCGGCGATCTTCTGGATCGGTTCTTCAATGCCCTCGAGAAGGTTCAGGAATCTCCGGCAGAGCTGGCAAAGCTCCGGGAGTCAAATTCGCTGGAAGAGGCGGCACGGCTTTTGCAGTCGGCATGA
- a CDS encoding ABC transporter permease encodes MMESFLQDIRFGVRLLWKDKGVAITAIATLTLCIAANAAIFSVIHSVILKPLPVPEASRLLALYNSYPNVGVKKSSNGAADYYDRLRDVTVFEEIAMYNDSGVTLGEKGSVQRAKCLNVTPSFFRLLRSKPTLGRIFAPEEGEIGNERRVILSYPLWQELYGGDRSILGRDLRIYGNPYTIVGVMPKDFRYLDPEVRLWRPLAFTAEAKEGRHSNSWDMIGRLKPGATLEQAQAQVNALNTANLDRFPEFKQLLINAGFHTVVVPLRDNVVGDIKSTLYLLWGGVLFVLLIGAVNIANLALARSSARVKELATRFAMGASPWRVARQLMTESVLMTLISALFGLVLGYWGLRVFGTLGLNHIPRGSEIAMDIKVVFFILGLSLLVGFAVGAIPITHAFRTDLNTLFRGEGRTGTSSRGARLLRKTLVVAQVAFALLLLIGAGLLLASFRQVLAVKPGFVPQGVLTASIGMPKARYKGDNELRAFTGQALEKIRALPGVSAAGATDSIPFGDNSNDSVILAEGYSMRPGESLVSPSQIEVTPGYFEAMRIPLLDGRYFDERDNEKSPRVVIVDDRLAHKFWPNSSPIGKRMWQPSRAEDLVQPGKDVKWYTVVGVVKSSKQRALVDPDERVGAYFFPDSQAPQSVITLAILTAGNPNSLISAVRNAIFGLDAEIPIYDVHTMDERLEESLVTRKSPMLLSMGFGLVALVLAAVGIYGMLAYTVTLRTKEIGIRMALGGTTERIFKLILQEGILILIVGFVLGIAGTVALGRYVQSVLYGVRPLNPVVLASVTGVLSLVGVVACLVPARRAARIDPVAALREE; translated from the coding sequence ATGATGGAATCTTTTCTTCAAGACATCAGGTTTGGAGTGAGACTGCTGTGGAAGGACAAGGGTGTTGCGATTACGGCGATTGCAACGTTAACGCTATGCATTGCCGCCAATGCGGCCATCTTCAGTGTCATCCATTCGGTGATTTTGAAGCCGCTGCCGGTGCCGGAAGCGAGCCGCCTCCTGGCGCTGTACAACAGCTATCCCAATGTGGGCGTGAAGAAATCGAGCAACGGGGCGGCCGACTACTATGATCGTCTCCGCGATGTCACCGTGTTTGAAGAAATTGCCATGTACAACGATTCCGGGGTGACGCTGGGTGAAAAGGGCTCGGTCCAACGGGCCAAGTGCCTGAACGTGACCCCGTCGTTCTTCCGCCTGCTGCGTTCGAAGCCGACGCTGGGCCGCATTTTTGCCCCTGAGGAGGGCGAGATCGGTAACGAGCGCCGAGTCATCCTGAGTTATCCCCTATGGCAGGAACTCTACGGTGGCGACCGATCCATTCTAGGCAGAGATCTGCGAATTTACGGCAATCCGTACACCATCGTGGGTGTCATGCCGAAGGATTTTCGGTATTTGGATCCTGAAGTTCGTCTGTGGAGGCCGCTGGCTTTTACGGCCGAGGCGAAAGAGGGGCGGCACAGCAACAGCTGGGACATGATCGGCCGTTTGAAGCCGGGGGCGACCCTCGAACAGGCACAAGCCCAGGTCAATGCCCTGAACACTGCGAACCTCGATCGCTTTCCTGAATTCAAACAACTTCTTATTAACGCGGGGTTCCACACCGTGGTCGTGCCTCTTCGGGACAACGTTGTGGGGGACATCAAGAGCACACTCTATCTGCTCTGGGGCGGTGTGCTTTTCGTCCTTTTGATCGGAGCCGTTAACATCGCGAATCTCGCCCTGGCACGATCCAGTGCCCGCGTGAAAGAACTGGCCACGCGCTTTGCCATGGGGGCGAGCCCCTGGCGGGTCGCCCGGCAATTGATGACGGAGAGCGTGTTGATGACCCTGATCAGCGCGCTGTTTGGATTAGTCCTGGGGTACTGGGGACTCCGTGTGTTTGGCACCCTGGGACTCAATCACATTCCCCGGGGCAGCGAGATCGCGATGGACATCAAAGTGGTCTTCTTCATCCTCGGTTTGAGCCTACTGGTGGGCTTTGCCGTCGGCGCCATTCCCATTACCCATGCCTTCCGGACGGATCTCAACACCCTATTCCGGGGTGAAGGACGGACAGGAACGAGCAGCCGCGGCGCCCGCCTTCTGCGAAAGACATTGGTGGTGGCACAGGTCGCGTTCGCGCTCCTCCTGCTCATCGGCGCCGGTCTGCTTCTGGCCAGCTTCCGGCAGGTGCTCGCCGTCAAACCCGGCTTTGTTCCTCAAGGTGTATTGACCGCTTCGATTGGAATGCCGAAGGCGCGATACAAAGGCGATAACGAGCTTCGGGCCTTCACTGGTCAGGCGCTTGAAAAAATACGCGCCTTGCCGGGGGTGTCGGCGGCCGGCGCCACCGATTCGATTCCTTTTGGAGACAACTCCAACGACAGTGTGATCCTGGCCGAGGGGTATTCGATGAGGCCAGGTGAGTCGTTGGTCTCCCCCAGCCAGATCGAGGTGACGCCCGGTTACTTCGAGGCGATGCGGATTCCTTTGCTAGACGGGCGCTACTTCGACGAGCGGGACAATGAAAAATCTCCCCGCGTCGTCATCGTTGACGACCGGCTGGCCCACAAGTTTTGGCCCAACAGCAGTCCCATCGGGAAGCGGATGTGGCAACCTTCGAGGGCCGAGGACCTCGTTCAACCCGGCAAAGATGTCAAGTGGTATACCGTGGTGGGTGTCGTAAAGAGCTCCAAACAACGGGCGCTGGTTGATCCGGATGAACGCGTGGGTGCTTACTTCTTCCCCGACTCACAAGCCCCGCAGTCGGTGATAACCCTTGCGATCCTCACCGCGGGCAACCCCAACAGCCTGATCTCCGCGGTCCGAAACGCCATTTTTGGGCTGGATGCCGAGATTCCGATTTACGACGTGCATACCATGGATGAACGCCTCGAGGAATCCCTCGTTACCCGCAAGTCTCCCATGCTGCTGTCGATGGGATTCGGCCTCGTTGCCCTGGTGCTGGCTGCCGTCGGGATTTATGGGATGCTCGCTTATACCGTCACCCTTCGCACGAAAGAGATCGGGATACGCATGGCACTGGGAGGAACGACCGAGAGAATCTTCAAGCTGATTCTTCAAGAAGGAATTTTAATTCTCATTGTTGGTTTTGTGCTGGGAATTGCGGGAACAGTGGCGCTGGGACGATATGTGCAGAGCGTGCTCTATGGGGTGCGGCCCTTGAATCCCGTCGTCCTGGCGTCAGTGACCGGTGTTCTCAGCTTGGTCGGGGTTGTTGCATGCCTCGTCCCCGCGCGCCGGGCCGCAAGGATCGATCCGGTCGCGGCGTTGAGGGAGGAGTAG
- a CDS encoding DUF5655 domain-containing protein yields MNQTKLRFTVSSHFEGKDPVVRQIYDLLVSRVKRLGPVVEEPKKTSIHFVNETALAGVATRKTCLVLTIKSSRPLASPRIHKTLQVSANRFHHEVKLLSLGEVDVELMGWLKEAYALSA; encoded by the coding sequence ATGAACCAAACCAAGCTCAGATTCACCGTTAGCAGTCACTTTGAGGGCAAAGATCCTGTTGTTCGCCAGATTTACGACCTTCTGGTGAGCAGAGTGAAGCGACTTGGGCCCGTTGTCGAAGAACCAAAAAAGACTTCAATTCACTTCGTTAATGAGACCGCTCTGGCGGGGGTGGCGACCCGCAAAACTTGTCTCGTTCTGACTATTAAGAGTAGCCGCCCCCTTGCCAGCCCTCGCATCCACAAGACGCTACAGGTGTCCGCGAATCGGTTTCACCATGAAGTCAAGCTTCTATCTCTCGGGGAGGTGGATGTTGAATTGATGGGCTGGCTAAAAGAGGCTTATGCCCTGAGCGCATGA
- a CDS encoding VOC family protein has product MMNKWGIAMIGMLIGVIAADSNSQPKALDELPARVDHLVYGTPDLDTGIEQLAELLGVRATPGGQHPGRGTRNALIALGPACYLEIIGPDPQQPKPGSPRPFGIDDLKTSRLVAWAAKGKDLEQLVFEAGRRGVKLGEVLSGSRQRPDGVLLSWRYTDPHSVVADGIVPFFIEWGKTPHPARTAVAGVSLIGLRAEHPDAERVRKMLDPFGLPLPLRTGPVPALIATVSCPRGRVELR; this is encoded by the coding sequence ATGATGAACAAATGGGGGATCGCAATGATCGGAATGCTTATCGGTGTGATCGCGGCCGACAGCAATTCGCAACCGAAGGCGCTGGACGAGTTGCCGGCCAGAGTCGACCACCTTGTGTATGGAACCCCGGACTTGGATACCGGGATTGAGCAGCTCGCGGAATTGCTCGGTGTGCGGGCAACTCCGGGAGGTCAGCACCCAGGCCGGGGAACGCGCAATGCCCTGATCGCGCTGGGTCCGGCTTGCTACCTGGAGATTATCGGGCCCGATCCCCAACAGCCGAAACCCGGCAGTCCGCGGCCGTTCGGTATTGACGATCTCAAAACATCCAGGCTTGTGGCGTGGGCAGCCAAGGGCAAGGACCTGGAACAGTTGGTTTTCGAAGCGGGACGTCGCGGTGTGAAACTGGGAGAGGTTCTTTCCGGAAGCCGGCAACGGCCGGACGGCGTTCTCCTCTCTTGGCGATACACGGATCCCCATTCGGTTGTGGCGGACGGCATTGTTCCATTCTTTATCGAGTGGGGAAAGACGCCCCATCCGGCCAGAACCGCAGTTGCAGGGGTCTCACTAATCGGACTTCGCGCGGAACATCCTGATGCGGAGCGAGTCCGAAAGATGCTTGACCCCTTTGGACTCCCCCTTCCCTTGCGGACCGGCCCTGTTCCGGCGCTCATCGCGACCGTCAGCTGTCCGCGAGGTCGGGTTGAATTACGCTAA
- a CDS encoding alpha/beta hydrolase, whose product MAETGKERKGEPTFFEVAGQRLEYRWIGPQPAEAPTIVFLHEGLGCVGMWRDFPDRVAGETGCGALVYSRRGYGASDPVGGPRPVRFMHDEALQILPLVIARFKLRDVILFGHSDGASIGIVYAGAHPRSVRGLVLEAPHVFVEPVCIESISRVAKQFCSAESAATPVLDPQASLPTPRMDDTTLQKNDTYEDEMAGMRHRLARHHGANTDSMFQTWAEVWLNPEFQHWNIEEYLSPIEAPLLVIQGKEDEYGTLKQVDAVVTQARGPAESLLLADCGHSPHRDQPDRVMSSTRRFVRRILRA is encoded by the coding sequence ATGGCTGAAACGGGAAAAGAGCGAAAGGGCGAACCAACGTTTTTCGAAGTTGCAGGCCAGCGCCTCGAATACCGCTGGATCGGTCCGCAACCCGCCGAGGCCCCAACGATCGTGTTCCTGCACGAAGGTCTCGGCTGTGTGGGAATGTGGCGCGACTTTCCTGATCGTGTGGCGGGCGAGACCGGCTGCGGAGCGCTCGTCTACAGCCGGAGAGGCTATGGCGCGTCTGATCCGGTCGGCGGACCCCGCCCGGTCCGTTTTATGCATGACGAGGCGCTCCAAATCCTTCCTCTGGTAATCGCACGCTTCAAACTCCGCGACGTCATCCTGTTCGGCCACAGCGATGGCGCGTCGATCGGGATCGTCTATGCCGGGGCGCACCCGCGCTCCGTTCGCGGGCTGGTCCTTGAGGCGCCGCACGTTTTTGTGGAACCTGTCTGCATCGAAAGCATCTCGCGTGTCGCGAAGCAATTCTGCTCGGCCGAATCTGCAGCCACGCCGGTGCTCGATCCACAAGCATCCTTGCCAACCCCCCGCATGGATGACACAACACTGCAAAAAAATGATACCTACGAAGACGAGATGGCCGGCATGCGTCACAGGCTGGCGCGGCATCATGGCGCCAACACCGATTCGATGTTCCAGACCTGGGCGGAAGTTTGGCTGAATCCGGAGTTTCAACACTGGAACATCGAAGAGTATTTGTCCCCGATAGAGGCCCCCTTGCTGGTCATTCAGGGCAAAGAGGACGAGTACGGGACCCTCAAACAGGTCGACGCCGTAGTGACGCAGGCGCGCGGTCCGGCGGAATCGCTCCTGCTCGCGGACTGTGGTCACTCGCCCCACCGCGATCAGCCGGACCGGGTGATGTCTTCAACCCGCCGATTTGTCCGCCGGATCCTCCGCGCTTGA
- a CDS encoding metallophosphoesterase: MRLQILSDLHLGVGAMEVPQTDADIVILAGDIARPKEAVSWASAFPQPVLYVIGNHEFYGGSLDQTVEELRRLCAGTRIRLLDNDEEVIGGVRFLGSTLWTDFRLFDADGQRERSIQEAQRFMRDFSRIRTTEASPTVFTPADSAKLFARHVEWLEKKLGEYFPGPTVVITHHAPSPRSIHPRFIGSLINACFVSDAERIIDGNRVPLWIHGHTHDSFDYVVNGTRVVCNARGYAKNGMNENSLFNPSFVIDLPSVPVS; this comes from the coding sequence ATGAGACTTCAGATCCTCTCAGACCTCCACCTCGGCGTAGGTGCGATGGAGGTCCCTCAGACCGACGCGGACATCGTCATTCTGGCAGGCGACATTGCCCGCCCCAAAGAGGCTGTGTCCTGGGCCTCGGCTTTTCCGCAGCCCGTTCTGTACGTCATCGGGAATCACGAATTCTACGGTGGGAGCCTGGATCAGACGGTCGAAGAACTGAGACGCCTGTGTGCTGGAACACGGATCCGCCTGCTCGATAACGACGAGGAGGTCATCGGCGGTGTTCGTTTTCTTGGGAGCACACTCTGGACCGACTTCAGGTTATTCGATGCCGATGGCCAGCGCGAGCGTTCGATCCAGGAGGCACAGCGTTTCATGAGGGACTTCAGCCGGATCCGCACAACAGAAGCGTCCCCAACCGTTTTTACCCCGGCGGATTCGGCAAAGTTGTTTGCCCGTCACGTGGAGTGGCTTGAGAAAAAGCTGGGTGAGTATTTTCCGGGGCCGACTGTGGTGATCACTCATCACGCCCCCTCGCCGAGAAGCATCCACCCGCGCTTCATCGGATCGCTCATCAATGCCTGCTTCGTCTCAGATGCGGAAAGGATCATCGACGGCAACCGCGTCCCGTTGTGGATTCACGGACACACGCACGACAGCTTTGACTATGTGGTGAACGGAACGCGGGTCGTCTGCAACGCGCGCGGGTATGCCAAGAACGGCATGAACGAAAACAGTCTGTTCAATCCGAGCTTTGTGATTGACCTCCCATCGGTCCCCGTTTCGTAG
- a CDS encoding PaaI family thioesterase has product MTEKELRQILKDSPFARIYRFKLHSFSSGTCTLLVPFMKSMERPGGIIAGAIFMTAADVAMWLAIMTRLGRKAVSVTSEMTTAFLNPARRENVHCTARILKLGQSRIYGVAECSNEAGQLLTHHTLTYARIPYGQKHKRP; this is encoded by the coding sequence GTGACAGAAAAGGAACTCCGGCAGATTTTGAAGGATTCGCCGTTTGCCAGAATTTACCGTTTCAAATTACACTCCTTCTCCAGCGGGACATGCACGCTGCTTGTCCCGTTCATGAAATCCATGGAGCGCCCCGGCGGGATCATCGCGGGCGCGATCTTCATGACCGCAGCCGATGTCGCCATGTGGTTGGCCATCATGACCCGGCTGGGGAGAAAAGCCGTCTCTGTCACATCGGAAATGACAACGGCGTTTCTTAATCCGGCCCGCCGGGAAAATGTCCACTGCACGGCGAGGATCCTGAAGCTGGGGCAGAGCCGGATCTATGGAGTGGCCGAATGCAGCAATGAGGCAGGTCAACTGTTAACCCATCACACCCTGACGTACGCCCGGATTCCCTATGGACAAAAACATAAACGACCTTGA
- a CDS encoding RNA polymerase sigma factor, with the protein MSEVSKGVSSLTDQALMQQVKDGDVGKLGILFERHHGMLFNFLLRLTGDRQLSEDLVQEVFVRLLKYRHTYRGESQFTTWMFQIARNLRVDHFRKHRREDDLNEEDAAEFTSPGPSPGDQVIQNQEMRHLNDALDRLPREKREVLLLTRFHNLKHEDIAEILGCSVPSVKAKVFRAMQDLREHYFELTGERVS; encoded by the coding sequence ATGAGCGAGGTATCCAAAGGCGTGAGTTCACTGACCGATCAAGCGTTGATGCAGCAAGTGAAGGATGGCGACGTGGGGAAACTGGGCATCCTCTTTGAGCGGCACCATGGGATGTTGTTCAATTTTCTCCTCCGCCTCACGGGGGACCGGCAATTGAGCGAAGACCTCGTCCAGGAAGTTTTCGTCCGGCTACTCAAGTACCGGCACACCTATCGTGGGGAGAGCCAGTTCACGACCTGGATGTTCCAGATTGCACGCAATCTGCGCGTGGATCACTTCAGAAAGCATCGGCGGGAGGATGACTTGAACGAAGAGGACGCTGCGGAATTTACCAGTCCCGGTCCCTCGCCGGGCGACCAGGTGATCCAGAACCAGGAGATGCGACACCTGAACGATGCCCTGGATCGGCTCCCGCGGGAGAAGCGTGAAGTGCTCCTACTGACCCGGTTCCACAATTTGAAACACGAAGATATCGCAGAAATCCTTGGTTGCTCGGTTCCCAGTGTGAAGGCAAAAGTCTTTCGTGCCATGCAGGATCTGAGGGAACACTATTTTGAACTCACAGGTGAGAGAGTGTCATGA
- a CDS encoding HEAT repeat domain-containing protein — MKCDEVRELFPDLWAGVLEEDTRSKIQSHLTRCPACQDENESLSMVWMKLGELPEEKPSAAVRPRFYAMLEGYKQGLDQAKPSRRWREAAGSWLGKLPYRQPAFQFGVAAVLLVAGFLGGYFYKPAGSGNRDELAQLREEVHDMRQMVTVSLLKQQSASERLKGVSWSNQVMHPDPELLSALLQTLNYDPNVDVRLAAIDALYRFSSEPNVRKGLIESLPRQDSPLVQIAVIDLLVQLQERQSIDALKQLIRDQDINKVVRERAQWGLRKLS, encoded by the coding sequence ATGAAATGCGATGAAGTAAGAGAACTGTTTCCGGATTTATGGGCTGGAGTTCTGGAGGAGGATACCCGATCGAAAATCCAGTCCCATCTGACCAGGTGCCCTGCCTGCCAGGATGAGAATGAAAGCCTGAGCATGGTCTGGATGAAGCTCGGTGAGTTGCCGGAGGAAAAACCTAGTGCTGCAGTCCGGCCCCGTTTCTATGCCATGCTGGAGGGTTACAAGCAAGGGCTGGACCAAGCAAAGCCTTCACGCCGATGGCGAGAAGCAGCGGGCAGCTGGCTTGGCAAACTTCCCTATCGCCAACCGGCATTCCAGTTCGGCGTGGCTGCCGTGCTGCTGGTGGCGGGGTTTCTGGGAGGATACTTCTACAAACCCGCCGGCTCCGGCAATCGCGACGAATTGGCGCAGCTCCGGGAAGAGGTCCACGACATGCGCCAGATGGTCACCGTTTCTCTGTTGAAACAGCAGTCGGCCAGTGAACGGCTCAAGGGCGTGAGTTGGAGCAACCAGGTGATGCATCCGGATCCGGAGCTTCTCTCGGCCCTTTTGCAGACCTTGAACTACGACCCCAACGTTGACGTGCGCCTGGCGGCGATCGATGCGCTGTACCGTTTCTCCAGCGAGCCGAACGTGAGAAAGGGTCTCATCGAATCCCTTCCCCGGCAGGACTCGCCTCTGGTCCAGATCGCCGTAATTGATTTGCTGGTTCAATTGCAGGAGCGGCAATCCATCGATGCTCTCAAGCAACTCATCCGGGACCAGGACATCAACAAGGTCGTCAGAGAAAGGGCTCAATGGGGGCTCCGAAAGTTGAGTTAA
- a CDS encoding ABC transporter ATP-binding protein codes for MNSSSPAIIRMEAVSKVFFTEEVETHALEGTHLEINQGEFVAIAGPSGCGKSTLLSILGLLDTPTEGKYWLSGHAVESLDRAERARVRNREIGFVFQSFNLIGDLTVFENVELPLTYRGMRAAERKQRVVAALEKVGMAHRVKHLPSQLSGGQQQRVAVARALVGEPSILLADEPTGNLDSKNSEAVMELLHELHQKGATICMVTHDPRFAQSAERTIHLFDGRVVSEDESEPAEVQ; via the coding sequence ATGAATTCTTCGAGCCCAGCCATTATTCGCATGGAAGCGGTCAGTAAGGTCTTCTTTACAGAAGAAGTCGAAACACATGCCCTTGAAGGAACCCACCTGGAGATCAACCAGGGGGAATTTGTCGCCATTGCGGGCCCTTCCGGCTGCGGCAAATCGACTCTCCTCTCGATCCTGGGACTGCTCGACACCCCGACCGAGGGGAAATACTGGCTGAGTGGTCATGCCGTCGAGTCTCTGGACCGCGCCGAACGGGCCCGCGTAAGGAATCGTGAGATTGGATTTGTGTTCCAGAGCTTCAATCTCATTGGTGACCTGACCGTTTTCGAGAACGTGGAGCTGCCCCTGACCTACCGCGGGATGCGGGCGGCAGAGCGCAAACAGCGGGTCGTGGCGGCTCTTGAGAAGGTCGGCATGGCCCATCGAGTCAAACACCTCCCCAGCCAACTCTCTGGCGGGCAACAGCAGCGGGTCGCCGTTGCTCGGGCCCTGGTCGGGGAACCTTCCATCCTCCTGGCTGATGAGCCCACTGGCAATCTGGACTCCAAGAACAGCGAAGCGGTTATGGAACTCCTCCATGAACTCCATCAAAAAGGGGCCACAATCTGCATGGTCACGCACGACCCTCGTTTCGCCCAGTCCGCGGAACGAACCATCCATCTGTTTGATGGTCGGGTGGTCAGCGAGGACGAAAGCGAACCAGCGGAAGTGCAGTAG
- a CDS encoding ABC transporter permease, producing the protein METLLQDLRYGLRLLANNPGFTLVALLALALGIGANCAIFSVVNAVLLRPLPYPESNRLIFLAEREPQLDGMSVAYPNFSDWREQNTVFEKIAVFRRQSYNLTGTGEPERLIGGQVSADLFPILRAAPELGRTFSADEDKPGGNQVVILSHGLWQRRYGSDPYLLGKTLILSGRAYTVIGIMPAEYQFPSRVEL; encoded by the coding sequence ATGGAAACACTGCTTCAAGACCTGCGATATGGCCTTCGATTGCTGGCCAATAACCCCGGCTTCACGCTGGTTGCGCTTCTCGCCCTGGCACTGGGAATTGGGGCCAACTGCGCCATCTTCAGCGTGGTGAACGCGGTCCTTCTCCGTCCACTGCCCTATCCGGAATCCAACCGCCTGATTTTTCTCGCCGAGAGAGAACCCCAGTTGGATGGGATGTCCGTGGCTTACCCCAACTTCTCGGATTGGCGCGAACAAAACACCGTTTTTGAGAAGATCGCCGTTTTTCGACGGCAAAGTTACAACCTGACCGGAACGGGCGAGCCTGAACGGCTGATCGGTGGGCAGGTATCCGCCGATCTCTTCCCAATCCTCAGGGCCGCCCCGGAACTGGGACGCACTTTCTCCGCGGACGAAGACAAACCTGGGGGTAATCAAGTTGTCATCTTAAGCCATGGATTGTGGCAACGTCGCTACGGGTCCGATCCGTACCTTCTGGGTAAGACCCTCATTTTGAGCGGCAGAGCTTACACCGTGATCGGAATCATGCCGGCTGAATACCAGTTTCCCAGTCGAGTCGAGCTGTGA
- a CDS encoding ABC transporter permease, translating to MSPDYFRTMGIPLLRGRTFTVQDTKDAPKVVVIDESFAKQYWPGEDAIGRHLTFGGHDSKSVMNTVVGIVGRVKMEGLDTDSNRVQAYQPLTQNTWNGMTFVLRTTADPLGLVSAARKQVLAVDPDEPMYNVRSIEQVWEESVAPQRLNRLLFGLFAGLALLLSAVGIYGVMAYAVTQRTHEIGIRIALGAGAGQVVRLVVGHGMLLALTGIAIGLTAALALTRLMSTFLFGVRAFDPLTFVVISFLLGTVGLVSSYIPARKATKVDPIIALRYE from the coding sequence GTGAGCCCTGATTACTTTCGGACGATGGGTATCCCGCTGTTGCGCGGACGCACTTTTACGGTTCAAGACACGAAGGATGCCCCCAAGGTGGTTGTCATCGACGAGAGTTTTGCAAAACAATACTGGCCCGGCGAGGATGCCATTGGACGGCATTTGACATTTGGCGGACATGATTCCAAGAGTGTTATGAACACCGTCGTGGGGATTGTAGGCAGGGTCAAAATGGAGGGATTGGATACCGACTCCAACCGCGTCCAGGCCTATCAACCCCTTACTCAAAACACATGGAATGGAATGACCTTTGTCTTGCGGACCACGGCGGACCCTCTGGGGTTGGTCTCTGCGGCGCGAAAGCAAGTCCTCGCGGTCGACCCCGACGAACCCATGTACAATGTAAGGAGCATCGAACAAGTCTGGGAAGAGTCGGTGGCACCACAGCGTTTGAACCGGTTGTTGTTTGGCCTCTTTGCAGGATTGGCCCTACTGCTCTCCGCCGTCGGGATCTATGGGGTGATGGCCTACGCGGTAACGCAACGGACGCATGAGATCGGGATACGAATTGCCCTCGGCGCGGGAGCTGGACAAGTGGTTCGATTGGTCGTCGGGCATGGAATGTTGCTGGCGCTGACTGGAATTGCGATCGGATTGACAGCAGCATTGGCGCTGACCCGCCTCATGTCGACCTTTCTTTTTGGGGTCAGAGCCTTCGACCCGTTGACCTTTGTGGTTATTTCATTCTTGCTGGGAACTGTGGGCCTCGTCTCGAGCTATATTCCGGCGCGCAAGGCCACGAAAGTCGATCCCATCATTGCGCTCAGGTATGAGTAA
- a CDS encoding DUF4097 domain-containing protein, with amino-acid sequence MKQSTRWYSIFVVTLLLLAVAPLLARDSAEGSFNRTLKVEGPVDLTVETGSGHINIRAGGGTAVVVTGTIKAQDSAGSRAEERVRQLESNPPIEQTGNIIHIGRITDHDLRQNISISYEVVVPADTRVHASTGSGSQTIEGIRGPLSVSSGSGSLKILNIGGEVRAEAGSGSIGLDAIKGSVHARAGSGSIHASDIAGGFTANTGSGSVVVSLSAIGDVNVETGSGSVEVNGIRGLLGARTGSGRIRVEGAPTGNWKLHTGSGGIDVKLPPDAAFDLYAHTGSGRVTTSHPITVQGTLRPSEIQGKVRGGGFLLDVHTGSGNIQIN; translated from the coding sequence ATGAAACAAAGTACTCGCTGGTATTCAATCTTTGTTGTGACGCTACTGCTCCTCGCCGTGGCTCCTTTGCTGGCCCGAGACAGTGCCGAAGGTTCATTCAACCGCACTTTGAAGGTCGAGGGGCCAGTGGACCTCACTGTGGAGACCGGTTCGGGCCACATCAATATTCGGGCCGGGGGCGGGACCGCCGTCGTAGTTACCGGCACAATCAAGGCGCAGGACTCGGCTGGAAGCCGCGCCGAGGAGCGGGTTCGGCAATTGGAATCGAATCCCCCCATCGAACAGACCGGAAATATCATCCACATCGGCCGCATCACGGACCACGACTTGCGGCAGAACATCTCCATTAGCTACGAGGTGGTGGTTCCGGCTGACACCCGCGTCCATGCCTCCACGGGTTCCGGCAGTCAGACCATCGAAGGAATCCGCGGACCCTTAAGTGTAAGCTCGGGTTCGGGCAGCCTCAAGATCCTGAATATCGGAGGCGAGGTGCGGGCAGAAGCGGGTTCTGGAAGTATCGGACTGGATGCGATCAAGGGCAGCGTCCATGCCCGTGCCGGCAGCGGCTCAATTCACGCCTCGGACATTGCAGGCGGATTCACGGCAAACACCGGCAGTGGGAGCGTGGTCGTCAGTTTGAGCGCCATAGGCGATGTAAATGTGGAAACAGGCTCCGGCAGTGTGGAGGTCAATGGAATTCGCGGCTTGCTGGGGGCACGCACCGGCAGCGGGCGGATCCGGGTTGAGGGGGCCCCCACGGGAAACTGGAAGTTGCATACCGGGTCCGGAGGCATCGACGTGAAGCTGCCTCCGGACGCGGCGTTTGATCTGTACGCCCATACCGGCTCGGGCCGTGTTACTACCAGCCACCCCATCACCGTCCAGGGTACCCTTCGCCCCAGCGAGATCCAGGGCAAGGTGCGCGGGGGAGGCTTTCTGCTGGATGTTCACACTGGCTCAGGCAACATTCAGATCAATTGA